One stretch of Harmonia axyridis chromosome 1, icHarAxyr1.1, whole genome shotgun sequence DNA includes these proteins:
- the LOC123670695 gene encoding uncharacterized protein LOC123670695: MRKFQYQAVRINGIVIVNLYNPPNIKLKASNLNEIIKQIGTKYMLIGDFNAQSPRWGSHTRNFNGKVIDEMLDEKELIVLNDGTVTRCTPPQIGNSAPDLSIVSLNLANKCSWTVLFDPAQSDHYPILIEINVGNKSIATNLYFTTKKFKTEKADWEGYNTKIENELEYSDCHNLDEFNKLLIHSAEEKFPTKKISYNNKYRVIWWDEELSNMIELRRDIIREYSNNPTQELYIKANNTRAKVKLIMKKKKKDSFTKFCENINFLPLTSAWKSIKKFKNHESNINVKNLPTEEILDQLMINLSKPINTKISQIRKENISEQNQSNPFSFFELELALKNRKISSPGLDALTYDMYTNLSK, from the exons ATGAGGAAA TTTCAATACCAAGCAGTAAGAATAAATGGTATTGTAATAGTAAATTTATATAATCCACCAAATATCAAGCTAAAAGCAAGTAATCTtaacgaaataataaaacagatCGGAACCAAATATATGCTAATAGGTGATTTCAATGCACAAAGTCCCAGATGGGGATCCCACACTAGAAACTTTAATGGTAAGGTCATTGATGAAATGCTAgatgaaaaagaattaattgTTTTGAATGATGGTACAGTAACCAGGTGTACACCACCCCAAATAGGAAATAGCGCCCCAGACCTAAGTATTGTTTCCTTGAATTTGGCAAATAAATGTTCATGGACGGTATTATTCGATCCAGCGCAAAGTGATCACTACCCCATTTTAATAGAGATAAATGTAGGTAATAAATCAATAGCTACAAATCTTTATTTtaccacaaaaaaatttaaaacggaGAAGGCTGATTGGGAAGGGTATAACACTAAGATAGAAAATGAATTAGAATACTCAGATTGTCACAATTTAGATGAATTtaacaaattattaattcacAGTGCAgaagaaaaatttccaacaaaaaaaatatcttataataataaatatagagTTATCTGGTGGGATGAAGAACTATCAAATATGATAGAATTGCGACGGGATATAATTAGAGAATATAGTAACAACCCTACTCAAGAACTATATATTAAAGCAAATAATACAAGAGCTAAAgtaaaattaataatgaaaaaaaaaaagaaagattcaTTTACAAAGTTctgtgaaaatataaattttttaccTCTCACATCTGCATGgaaatctattaaaaaattcaaaaatcatgaaTCGAACATCAATGTTAAAAACCTACCTACAGAAGAAATATTAGATCAATTAATGATCAATCTATCCAAACCTATCAAcacaaaaatatcacaaataagaAAAGAAAACATTTCGGAACAAAATCAATCCAACCCcttcagtttttttgaattagaATTGGCTCTCAAAAATAGGAAGATCTCAAGCCCGGGTTTAGATGCATTAACATATGATATGTATACTAACTtaagtaaataa